A single Desulfomonile tiedjei DNA region contains:
- a CDS encoding pyridoxamine 5'-phosphate oxidase family protein codes for MRKKDREITDPAILKSIMLKAQVCRVGLSLNDVPYVVPVNFGFKDNRIYFHSSLKGMKIDILRQNSNVCFEMECDVEVVHAEAACDWTAKFLSIIGFGKAHIVEDFSEKLEGLAIIMEHYSPSLSYEFPEEKVNKAAIIRIDIESMTGKKLGY; via the coding sequence GTGCGAAAGAAAGACCGAGAGATTACCGATCCGGCGATCCTGAAATCCATTATGTTAAAAGCGCAGGTTTGTCGTGTCGGTCTGAGCCTGAACGATGTTCCATACGTTGTGCCGGTAAATTTCGGTTTCAAGGACAATCGAATCTATTTTCATTCTTCGCTCAAAGGAATGAAAATTGACATCCTGCGGCAGAACAGCAACGTTTGCTTTGAAATGGAATGTGACGTGGAAGTGGTTCATGCTGAAGCCGCCTGCGACTGGACCGCCAAATTCCTCAGTATAATCGGCTTCGGAAAAGCCCACATTGTAGAAGACTTCTCCGAAAAATTAGAAGGCCTCGCCATCATCATGGAGCACTATTCGCCTTCCCTTAGCTACGAATTTCCCGAAGAAAAGGTAAACAAGGCCGCCATCATCAGAATCGACATCGAGAGCATG